In Collimonas arenae, a single genomic region encodes these proteins:
- a CDS encoding FliM/FliN family flagellar motor switch protein, with translation MPDVCIKLPHAGDAVAVAISAFASVSPGQAALSRRIGRGCHIRRSSAEGDIALSLFLANEDTSKDALSGALTLAGPYGAIQLTQGVRVIRALCGIDLSDAPGDGDGDGAQWLRSAALGRLQATPFAAATQLTRGAHTIFADGVALQLVVRSAQHAVISEIRAEASAMLAWLAAGGWRSVPDAFERWAGLALSWPVTLASHVLPAAALASVQAGDVIVPATPRFLCRGEGDLGLGDIAARVQYLAPCSLKIIILEKKLEQANYEQHLDQLNAKAASVPESTTTALPGADHDADSGLAAAAVQQEEAVLDNVPVLLEFRMGQISMTFGELRTLAAGNILQINGGSPESVAIVASGRTLGRGELVEVGAQLGIRVVQWAGAC, from the coding sequence ATGCCAGATGTTTGTATCAAGCTGCCCCATGCCGGGGATGCAGTTGCGGTTGCGATCAGTGCATTCGCCAGCGTGTCGCCCGGGCAGGCAGCGCTGTCGCGCCGGATCGGGAGGGGGTGCCATATCCGGCGCTCGTCTGCCGAAGGCGACATTGCGCTCAGCTTGTTCCTCGCCAATGAGGATACGAGTAAGGACGCCTTGTCCGGTGCCTTGACCCTGGCCGGCCCTTACGGCGCGATTCAGTTGACCCAGGGAGTGCGCGTTATACGGGCGCTGTGTGGGATCGATCTGAGCGATGCGCCGGGCGATGGTGATGGCGACGGCGCGCAATGGTTGCGATCGGCCGCGCTGGGGCGCTTGCAGGCAACGCCGTTTGCCGCTGCAACCCAACTCACTCGCGGTGCTCACACAATATTTGCCGACGGCGTCGCGCTGCAACTGGTGGTGCGCAGCGCGCAGCACGCGGTGATCAGCGAGATACGGGCCGAGGCCTCGGCCATGCTGGCCTGGCTAGCGGCTGGCGGCTGGCGCAGCGTGCCGGATGCATTCGAGCGCTGGGCCGGTCTGGCGCTGTCGTGGCCGGTCACGCTGGCCAGTCATGTGCTGCCTGCGGCGGCGCTGGCTAGCGTTCAGGCCGGCGATGTGATCGTGCCGGCGACGCCGCGCTTCTTGTGCCGCGGTGAAGGCGATCTCGGTTTGGGAGACATCGCTGCCCGGGTTCAATATCTCGCGCCTTGCTCGCTGAAAATCATCATTCTGGAGAAAAAATTGGAACAAGCCAACTACGAACAACACCTTGATCAGTTGAACGCCAAGGCCGCAAGCGTGCCTGAATCGACTACAACAGCACTTCCCGGCGCGGATCATGATGCGGATTCCGGTCTGGCAGCGGCCGCTGTGCAGCAGGAGGAAGCAGTGCTGGACAACGTGCCGGTGCTGCTGGAGTTTCGCATGGGACAAATTTCGATGACCTTTGGCGAGCTGCGCACGCTGGCGGCCGGCAATATCCTGCAGATTAACGGCGGCTCTCCGGAATCGGTGGCGATTGTCGCGTCGGGCCGCACGCTGGGGCGCGGCGAGCTGGTCGAGGTCGGCGCGCAACTCGGGATTCGCGTCGTGCAGTGGGCCGGAGCATGCTGA
- the sctR gene encoding type III secretion system export apparatus subunit SctR: MLNGQTDVVSFAVLLGLLSLIPLIVVTTTSFLKISLVLLVLRNAIGVQQVPPTLAIYGISLAMSVFIMAPTVQEIGKRVMAVETRNVDVRSAPMMEQAKQAFEPLRDFMLRFSKPEQREIFLNSAKKLWPKDVAREATSSDVLVLIPAFVVSELQTGYQIAFLIYIPFVVIDLLIGNLLMALGMQQVSPQTISIPLKLLLFVLVDGWGKLLNALAMSYL, encoded by the coding sequence ATGCTGAACGGTCAGACCGATGTCGTCTCATTCGCAGTCCTGCTCGGGCTACTGTCGCTGATACCGCTGATTGTAGTGACTACGACCTCGTTCCTTAAAATTTCATTGGTCCTGCTGGTGCTGCGCAACGCCATCGGGGTTCAGCAAGTGCCGCCGACCCTGGCGATTTACGGCATCTCGCTGGCGATGAGCGTGTTCATCATGGCTCCCACCGTGCAGGAAATCGGCAAGCGCGTGATGGCGGTGGAAACGCGCAACGTCGATGTGCGTTCGGCGCCGATGATGGAGCAGGCCAAGCAAGCGTTCGAGCCGCTGCGCGATTTCATGCTGCGCTTCAGCAAGCCGGAGCAGCGTGAAATCTTCCTCAATTCGGCCAAAAAGCTATGGCCGAAAGATGTCGCCCGCGAAGCCACTTCGAGCGACGTGCTGGTGCTGATCCCGGCCTTCGTCGTGTCCGAACTGCAAACCGGCTACCAGATCGCCTTCCTGATCTACATCCCGTTTGTCGTGATCGACCTGTTGATCGGCAACCTGCTGATGGCGCTGGGCATGCAGCAAGTCAGTCCGCAGACCATCTCGATCCCGCTTAAGCTACTGCTGTTCGTGCTGGTGGACGGCTGGGGAAAGTTGTTGAATGCGTTGGCGATGTCGTATCTGTAG
- the sctS gene encoding type III secretion system export apparatus subunit SctS has protein sequence MPDTLNFFQQGLWLVIAMSAPPLLVATLFGCLISIIQAITQIQDQTLPYIVKLISVAVTLALMGRWLGSEIIQLTDTGLSLVSTVGR, from the coding sequence ATGCCCGATACACTCAATTTCTTCCAGCAGGGCCTATGGCTGGTGATTGCCATGTCGGCTCCGCCGCTGCTCGTCGCGACGTTGTTCGGTTGCCTGATATCCATCATACAGGCCATCACCCAGATCCAGGATCAGACCCTGCCGTATATCGTCAAGCTGATCTCTGTGGCCGTAACGCTGGCGCTGATGGGGCGCTGGCTGGGCAGCGAAATCATCCAACTTACCGATACCGGCCTGTCGCTGGTATCGACCGTCGGCCGATAG